One segment of Niabella beijingensis DNA contains the following:
- a CDS encoding LytR/AlgR family response regulator transcription factor, which translates to MIPAVIVDDEMSNIENLTILLNKYCPKIYVAGTATNAAQGLLLIRTINPALLFLDIQMPEKGGFDLLKSIATPDFEVIFVTAYDQYAIQAIKFAAIDYLLKPVAINELINAVDRAVVYAERKMQNERLTNLIRSMNSKNQMRLAIPGNKETLFISPEEILFCKADNNYTIFYMKNNSKHTSSKPIFEYETLLSAEGFTRCHQSYLVNIHFIKSWIKIDGDRLLLEGGHEIPVARNRKEKVKRAIGIQ; encoded by the coding sequence ATGATACCCGCAGTTATCGTGGATGATGAGATGAGCAACATCGAGAATTTAACCATCTTGCTCAATAAGTATTGCCCGAAGATTTATGTAGCTGGTACTGCCACGAATGCAGCGCAGGGCCTGCTCCTTATAAGAACAATAAATCCCGCCCTGTTATTTTTAGACATACAAATGCCGGAAAAGGGAGGATTTGACCTGCTTAAAAGTATCGCAACGCCGGATTTTGAAGTGATCTTTGTGACCGCATATGATCAGTATGCCATTCAGGCGATAAAATTTGCGGCAATTGATTATCTGCTGAAGCCGGTAGCTATAAACGAACTGATAAACGCGGTAGACAGGGCGGTGGTGTATGCGGAAAGAAAAATGCAAAATGAACGGCTGACAAACCTGATCCGCTCCATGAATAGTAAAAATCAAATGCGGCTGGCTATTCCCGGAAATAAGGAAACGCTTTTTATCAGTCCTGAGGAGATCCTTTTCTGTAAGGCCGATAATAATTATACGATTTTCTATATGAAGAACAACAGCAAACATACTTCATCAAAACCCATTTTTGAATATGAGACATTACTAAGCGCTGAAGGATTTACAAGGTGTCATCAGTCCTATCTGGTGAATATTCATTTTATTAAAAGCTGGATAAAAATTGATGGCGACCGGCTGCTCCTTGAAGGCGGGCACGAAATACCGGTGGCCAGGAACCGGAAGGAGAAGGTAAAACGGGCCATCGGTATTCAATAA